The Arcobacter porcinus sequence CCACTAATATACTATTTTCAACAAAATTTGATGCTACCCAATTATCACACCAACTATTTTTTGAGCTATTTGAAACTTTATCAAACTCTTTAAAAGAACCATTTGTTAGTAATACTGGATTTCGAGAATTGGGACTAAACTTAGCCATATAAAACATTCTAGGTTTTAGCTTGTTTATTTGATATACTTCTCCTGCACTATTTATATATGGTTCTATATGAAAACTTTTAATTGCTCCACTATTTTTTAGATATATTAAAAACCCTAAAATAAATTTCTCCAAATTAGTTTTATCAAGAGTTCTTAAAATCTCAATATCATTTTGTAGTTTTGTTAAGAGTGGGTTTATAATTTTCTCATAATTATCTATATACATAACAGAAGCTCCACTTCTTTCTAGTGTTCTTCCTATATGTGATTTATAACCATATTCACTGTGAATCATCCAATCAATTCTTTTGTCAATTAACTCTATCAATTCATTAGAGTTTTTAAGTTCATCAGTTTTAACTAAATTATCATACTCTCTTAACCACTCCATATCTGGTGCGATTAGAGTTGAAACATATACTTTGTCATCTTTAAACTTATTTTTCCAATAGTTACTTACTATTTTTGGAAAATCATTTAAAGATACAAAATCTTGATTGTGTTCATCTAATGCTTGTTGAATTGCACTTCTTATTGTAAATTGATAGCTTCTAGCTCCAAAAAAACCAGCTCTTTGTGCAGAATCTTGAACACTATCAGAAAATGCTATTAATTTTTTATCATCATTATAAAAACTTGCGAAGTTTTGTCCTATCATAACACTTGTTAAACTAGCTGCTCTTGAACCTAAAATAGTTAAAGAATTTTTTGCATTACAAAAAGGGCAGTGATGATGACTTTTTCCATTTGTAGCAATATTATCAGACTCTAAAACTTTAATACTTCCTATATTTTCATTATCTGTTTCAAATCCACTACTATTTATATAATATATATTTCCTTTAATATTTTTATTGTTTTGCTCAATTGGAAAGATAAATTTCACTCTTGGGTCATTACTAAAAAAAGCTTGATAAAACAGATCTAAATCATTTATAAGCTCTCCTGTACCACCACTCTTTTTAACACCACCCCAACCCATAGTATGACAATCTCTACAATGAAGTATTGGATAGTGTTTTATATCCTCTTTTGATTTTAAATCGTGGTCATAATTTAATTTTGGTTTTTCTTCTAAAGTAGCAACCATTCTTGCTAACTCTCTTAGCCATATTTGAACTTTTACAAACAAAAATGGTGGATAAGAAGAGCCTAATTTTTCATTTTTTGCCCACGATGTGAGAGCTAAAAGTGAATTTATCATAAAAATAAAAAACTTATCACTTGATTTTATAGGCATACTTCTAATAAATGCATCTATTAACTCTTGTCTTGATTTTATCTTTGCTTCTAAAGTTTTTATAAGTAGTTTAAAAACATAAAGGTTTTTTAACTCTTTTCCTAGTTCTACTTTAAAAATAGCGTCATTTACATCAATCTTTGTATCATCTTTGTTAAACCATAGTCTATATTGTGCTTCAATATATTCACTAATATTTTTATAGTTTGAATAATCTAAAACTTCTATATCATTTTGCGTAGGATAAAAAATAATATCATCTTTATTGTTTTTAAAAAACTCATCTGTATCTATTCTATACTCTCTTACAATTGAATCATCATCAAACTCTTCATCAAATATATCACTCGCAAAATTTCGTATAGGTTTTGTTGAATCTGCTCCTAAAGTTGCCGAAGTTCCTATACAAGCGATTGAAGATTTTTTTACTTTTAGTTTTGCTCTTACTCTTCTTAATAGTGAAGCTAAATCTGTTCCTTGAGCTCCATCAAATGTATGTATCTCATCAACTGCTATAAATTTTAAAATATCTGTACCAATATTGTGTTGCCAAATTTTTTGATCTCGTGGTCGCATAAGCATAAAATCTAGCATTTTATAGTTTGTCAAAAGTATATCGGGTGGATTGTCGCAAAGTATATGCTTGTCTGTTATTACATAATCTTCACTCATTGTTTTTTGTGCATTATCATCGCTACTACCTATATATAATCCTACTCTTATGCCATTTAAATTTTGAGTTTTTGATATAGTTTTAGCAAATCTTTTAGCCTGATCAGTTGCTAGTGCATTCATAGGATAGATAATAATAGCTTTTATACCTTTTTTATCTTTTGTTTTATAGCAGTGATTTAAAATAGGAAACATAAATGATTCAGTCTTACCAGAACCTGTCCCAGTTGCGACTAATGTAGATTTTGGATTTTCATCTCCTAATCTTAAAAATGCTAACTCTTGATGATAATATGGTTTAAAACTATCATCTAATATATCTGGAAATAAGTTATCTTCCTTTTCTCCATTTTTAAAAGGTAATGCAACAGAGATATAAGGACCTTTAAAAAGTTTGCCATCTTCTTCTACAAAATTATTCATCATATCAAAAAATAGTGGGCTAGAGCTTGGAAAAGTTGTTGTTAAAAAATCTTTTACCCCTGTTATTACTTGACTAGCTAGTATTGATGGTATCATTTATTTTCCTCATAGTAAGTGTTTTTTCCACTACTTATTTTAATAATTTTTCCATCTTTAGACATATTTCTTAATATTTCACGAGCTCTACTCTCTTTTACATTTAAAAGTGTTTCAATATCTTCTCTTCTTATCAAACCTTTTTCTTGAATATAATTTAAAACCAACTTTTCTGCTTCCGACGGTATTCCGACGGTTTCCGACGGTGTTGTACCGTCGGTATTTATAAAACTCTTATTTATATAATATTTCGTGCCTCTTCCAACTCCTTCAGAAATCAGCAATTTCTTATCTACAAGTTTTTTTAATATTTTTGATGTATCTGCTGAATGAATTGCACCAATATCAGATAATCTAATATTTGAAACTTCATCATCAACTGTTGCTAAAATTAGTGCCAATCTTGAATCTTTATCAAGGTTTATATACTCTTTACCAAATCTATTTTCAAGTTCTTCTTGAATTTCCTTTGGAAAAAGTGAAATTGTAGGCATAAAAAGTGTTGTTGTTTCAAGGCTAGTATTCTCTTCAAGATATGGAAATTGCCAATGCTGTTCTTTCCAAGCTCTTAGCATTTTTGTAAAACCTGAACCTGCTTGTTCTCCCATACCAATATATTGGAACATTTTTTGTAAAGTTCTATTTCTACAATCACTATGTCCACCTTTGAAAGCTTCCTCTTTTGATACTCTTAAAAGCCCTGAATTTCTAAAGCTAAAGCCTTTTGGATGTTTAACGATTAAAATACCAATTCTTCCACTATAATTTGCATGTATCAAACTATTTATAAGAGCTTCTCTTATAGCTTCGTGAATATTTGACTCATCAACTCTTTGAAAAGAATCTTTTAGTTTAAAAGGTACTTTGAGTTCTGAACTTAGTTTTCTATAAACTTTTTGGCTAAATTCAAAAAGATTTCCACTCCAAGTACCATCTGTTGTAACTCTATCAATCCATCTATCTTCAGCATTTTCAGTTTGTTCTTGATAATCAACCAAATAGTTTGGTACTCCATCAAGTATTGACCTAAATTTACCAAACATCAAAAGCCCAGCAAGAGTTAATCCCTCTTGATTTGTTTTTCTATCTTTTTTATAAGCCCCAATTTGAGTTAAAAACTCTTTATCATCAAGCTCTATCCAAGGATGATTTAATTTTGTGGATTTGTAAATATTTCTATATGAATTTAGACTATTACTATCTACATCTTCCATAGTAAAACCTTCTACGATAAAAGTATCATTTGACTCATTTAGAGCATCGGCTAAAAGGTGTTTTACTATATCTTCATTTGCTTTTATATCTGAATCATGGTATCTAAGATATGTTCCAGTTAGTGGATTTTGTCCAATATAGATTGGTTTTAAAGTTCTAGCAACTCGTGGAATATGAAGCAAAATTAGTTTTTTATTTTCACACTCGATAAGTTCTAAATCAGATTCTTTTAATATATTTTTATTTACTTTTTGGGGATTATTTATTGTTGTCCAAAAGTCTTTTTGGGCTTTATCTATATCTTTTATTCCCAAAAACTCCAAACTACCGTCTTTTAACTCTTTTGCACCAAGAAGAATTTTTCCACCATCACTATTTGCCATAGAGCTATAACTCTCCCAAAGTTCTTTTGGTATCTCTCCATTTCCACTTTGTCCTTGAGCTGATTTTGCTTCAAATTGATAGTTTTCTCTAAGTTCTGATAGTTCTTCACAAGTCATAAATTATCCTCTATATTTGGTAAATATTCAAAAAATACATTTTTAATTTCATCTTTTTCAATATTTTTGATAACAGTTGAAATGTAACGCTCTTTATGCATTCCAAATATTCCTGATACTTTCACAACTAATCCTTTGTTATCAATCAGACAAATAATTTTTGAAATATCATTTTCATTTTTTAGTGCATCTAAAGATGATATTGTTTCTGAAATAAGATTATCAACATCAATAGTATTTATATAATCATCATATTTACTCTTAAAATCTTCATCATGTTTTGGTTTTGGGAATTTACTCAACAAATCAGAGGTTTTTTTATAAATTATATTTTGAATTAATTTATCTAAATTTCCTTCAAATGTAGTAGATATAATATTTTGAATTTCACTTAAAATATCTTCTTTACTCTTGTCAAAATGAAGACCACCTATACTTAAAATACTATAAATCTCTGCAGCTATTTTTGGTAAACAAAATAAATTTTCAACCTCTAAAACATCTATAGTATATACACCTTTGTTGTTAAGTAATTCTATTTCGTTTTCTGTTCTAAAATCTTTATCAATAATTCCTATAGGTTGAATATTATGAAGTGTCCACTCCTTTTTATAAGAGCTAACCATTTCTATTACAGCACTACAAGATTTTAGTGGTATGATTGTATATTTATCATAAAGTTTTGAATACAACTTATAATCCAAACTTCCTTTTTCACCTTCTATAAATAACACTGGTTTTCTTGAGCCCATAATTTCAAAATGTATCTGGTTAAACTCTTCATTGTTATCAAAATCTATCTCATCAAAATCCCAAGTTTCTTTACCATCAAAGCTTTTAATCCAAACTCTTTTACTACCAAATCTCTCTTTTGCAAAATCCAAATCATGTGTAATATAAAATATAGATATATCATCTCTTAATTTTTCCAATTCGTCCCATAAGGGATTTAAAATTGACTTATGTATATGTATTTCTGGTTCATCAACTATTAAAATAAAATTAGGTTCAACACTTAAAACTTGCCCGATTAGATAGATTATTACTCTTTCTCCATCGCTAAGCTCTGTTCCTATATAACTTTCTGATTCTTTTTTTACTAATATTTTTTGGTCAAAAAACTCTATTTGTCTATGTGGTAATAATTTATTCCATAAATCAATAAGTTTTTCAATATTTGATGATGGTTTAAAATCATTTGTAATTGTTGCACCAGTATTTTCAGAAACTTTTTTTGCTAATATTTCATTTCGTAAATTTTGTTCAGAATACAACATTGATAATAAATGGTTATAGTCATTTAATAATCCAGTTGTAAACTTTCCACTTTGCCACCTTTGATTTGATTTTGCTTGAGAAGTATATCTATCCAAATAATCTGGCTGTTGTCCTTGAAAATCACTACCATAATATAAAAATTTTTGAGATTTTTCAAAAGATTTTAAAGATATTTCTTGATTAAAAGACAAATTTCTTTGTGCAGAGATTCTATGTACTTCTTTAGGATTTTTATTTTCTATCCAAGCACCCAATCTACTTTTCCCAGAGCCATTTGCCCCTATAAAAACTATTGTTTTTTCATATTCAATATTAACTAATTCACCATTTTTTAATAAATCTATTTTGTTCATCTATTTACCTTTAAAATAATTACTCATTAACAATTACTCCTAAATCAACTCCACCAACCTCTTTTAGATAACTTTCTGTAACCCCAATTAAAGTTTGGATAGTATCATTAGTATTTTGTTTTGACAAACCAGGTTGAACAATAAATATCTCAAATTTCATAGGTTTTATATTTTTAGCAATTTTTAACAATCTCTCCAAATCTTCTTTTGAACCTTTTTCAATTCTACTTCTTTCATTACCATTTTTACTTTTGATTTCTCTTCTTAATAATCTTTCAAAAAATTCTACACCACTTTTATGTTTCCAAATAATTGATTTTTGTGCTTGTCCACAAACTTCATAAAAATCAGATACACGTTGTCCAACACTATCTCCATGTGCAAACTTTAGGTGATAAAATTGAATTAATATTACATCATCTTTTTCTTTTATAGTAACTATGTCTGCTATTTCTCCTGAACCGTCATCATCATAAATAATATCAAAATCAAAAGTTTTCAATCTTTTAATAGTCACATATTGAATAGAATCAATTATTAACGGATTGACACCCTGAGACTCTTTTCCTATATCAACACCATTCCAATTCCAATCAATGAGTTTTTCAGCTGGATATGCTTGAATTAATTGTTTAAGTTCTACATACTTTATCCCTTGAAGAGAAGAACCATCAGCAAACCAAATCATTGGAGGATTATCTTTAAAATATTCTACTAAAGAACATTTTTTATTGCCAATTTGTATATCAATATTTTCAGATGAAATTTTACTAAAATTAAATTTACCATATGTTTCTCCAGTCGTTGCATCAACTTTTTTAGCTATTGTTTGTTCAAAGCTTATTTCTTTATCAGGAGTTGTTAAAGAGAAAACTATTTTTCCTTTTTGCAGAGTATCAATTGATAAACTTAAATCTATCACATTTATTTTAGAGCCATCAATCTCTACATTTTTCTTATTATCTGAATATTCATAGTAACTTTCATCCCAATCTATCGATACCGCATGTTTATTTGGAATACAATCCATATATTTGGGTATGAGAGTATCTTTTAGTATTTGATTAGGGTCTATGTTGGGATCTATCATTTTTGAACCTATCACATCACACCATTTTACATAATCGTTTAAAGAACCTCTTGCATAGCTCCAAATTCTTCCTTTATAAGAGCAACCTAAAGATATTTTATTACCATCATCATAACCTGATCCAAATACAAATGCTTTTTGAGATTTTGTTTGTGCAGTTTTAGATATTGCTTCTTCAATATCAGAACCTGTAAGCATCCTAAATCTTATATGTTTATTCATCCACTCTTTTAAGCCCACATTTTGTAATGAAACTCTTAAGATATTATGAAAAATCTTAAAAACATTAAGTTCATTTAATATAATAGCCTCGTTATTTAATATATAATTTGCAACCTCTTTATATAAGCTTGATTTATCTGAAGAATGTATATACAATAATTTATTACTATCATCATAATATAAAACCATTAAATTCCATTGAAATTCATATATATCATGGTAATTTACCCAATCCATATTTTTCTTATCAGCATAAATAAATACTAAAGTATTTTTTGATTCATTTATATATTCAAACTTATACTGGAATTTATCATATCCTTTAAGTCCACTTTTATATTTTTTCAAATTAAATGAACTTGAATTGTTTTTATATACAACTGTACTCATTGCCATGTTTATATTTTGAAAGGGTATTGTTGCTTCATCAATATTTGAAAAACCTTTTAGAAATTCATCTAACTCAATTTTTTCTTCAGTCTTTCCAGTACTTAATTCTGATAATAACAAATTCCAATCAGAATCCATAGCATATAAAGAATCTAATTCTTCCTTTACTTTCACATCTGCTAAATTTGCAATAAATGTGGCATTACCAAGCTTTTTATCAAA is a genomic window containing:
- a CDS encoding DUF4435 domain-containing protein encodes the protein MNKIDLLKNGELVNIEYEKTIVFIGANGSGKSRLGAWIENKNPKEVHRISAQRNLSFNQEISLKSFEKSQKFLYYGSDFQGQQPDYLDRYTSQAKSNQRWQSGKFTTGLLNDYNHLLSMLYSEQNLRNEILAKKVSENTGATITNDFKPSSNIEKLIDLWNKLLPHRQIEFFDQKILVKKESESYIGTELSDGERVIIYLIGQVLSVEPNFILIVDEPEIHIHKSILNPLWDELEKLRDDISIFYITHDLDFAKERFGSKRVWIKSFDGKETWDFDEIDFDNNEEFNQIHFEIMGSRKPVLFIEGEKGSLDYKLYSKLYDKYTIIPLKSCSAVIEMVSSYKKEWTLHNIQPIGIIDKDFRTENEIELLNNKGVYTIDVLEVENLFCLPKIAAEIYSILSIGGLHFDKSKEDILSEIQNIISTTFEGNLDKLIQNIIYKKTSDLLSKFPKPKHDEDFKSKYDDYINTIDVDNLISETISSLDALKNENDISKIICLIDNKGLVVKVSGIFGMHKERYISTVIKNIEKDEIKNVFFEYLPNIEDNL
- a CDS encoding DEAD/DEAH box helicase; protein product: MIELLKLEIDCYKKTGCKNIVQQLLAPTMKINVDNVTVHNGYTIVLSGEDKYCLLRNEVNAPKEYQYILKVDKKATAENISNGDIRFIKWIKHPLLANHTTEGVIKSWDKQFNFVEEDLEQDIKGLREPQIAALYSILSHFKVSKKMGIVVMPTGTGKTETMLSVLIANKCKKILITVPSDALRTQIFNKFYTLGLLKEFGIINSSALNPKVGILNENFSSLAELEEFIKNCNITVTTMNLLSSYDKDKLETIAKEYEYLFIDEAHHSQASSWSRIRDFFKEKTILQFTATPFRNDGKRLEGDIIFNFPLKKAQEQGYFKSISFSPIREYELEKGDILIAEKAVQQLRDDFSQGYEHILMARCENKKRAEEVFKLYEKYTDLNPVLIHSSIPNKKETMDSIVNSKHKIIVAVDMLGEGFDLPQLKIAAFHDIRKSLPVTLQFAGRFTRTSFDKKLGNATFIANLADVKVKEELDSLYAMDSDWNLLLSELSTGKTEEKIELDEFLKGFSNIDEATIPFQNINMAMSTVVYKNNSSSFNLKKYKSGLKGYDKFQYKFEYINESKNTLVFIYADKKNMDWVNYHDIYEFQWNLMVLYYDDSNKLLYIHSSDKSSLYKEVANYILNNEAIILNELNVFKIFHNILRVSLQNVGLKEWMNKHIRFRMLTGSDIEEAISKTAQTKSQKAFVFGSGYDDGNKISLGCSYKGRIWSYARGSLNDYVKWCDVIGSKMIDPNIDPNQILKDTLIPKYMDCIPNKHAVSIDWDESYYEYSDNKKNVEIDGSKINVIDLSLSIDTLQKGKIVFSLTTPDKEISFEQTIAKKVDATTGETYGKFNFSKISSENIDIQIGNKKCSLVEYFKDNPPMIWFADGSSLQGIKYVELKQLIQAYPAEKLIDWNWNGVDIGKESQGVNPLIIDSIQYVTIKRLKTFDFDIIYDDDGSGEIADIVTIKEKDDVILIQFYHLKFAHGDSVGQRVSDFYEVCGQAQKSIIWKHKSGVEFFERLLRREIKSKNGNERSRIEKGSKEDLERLLKIAKNIKPMKFEIFIVQPGLSKQNTNDTIQTLIGVTESYLKEVGGVDLGVIVNE
- a CDS encoding RNA-binding domain-containing protein, which gives rise to MTCEELSELRENYQFEAKSAQGQSGNGEIPKELWESYSSMANSDGGKILLGAKELKDGSLEFLGIKDIDKAQKDFWTTINNPQKVNKNILKESDLELIECENKKLILLHIPRVARTLKPIYIGQNPLTGTYLRYHDSDIKANEDIVKHLLADALNESNDTFIVEGFTMEDVDSNSLNSYRNIYKSTKLNHPWIELDDKEFLTQIGAYKKDRKTNQEGLTLAGLLMFGKFRSILDGVPNYLVDYQEQTENAEDRWIDRVTTDGTWSGNLFEFSQKVYRKLSSELKVPFKLKDSFQRVDESNIHEAIREALINSLIHANYSGRIGILIVKHPKGFSFRNSGLLRVSKEEAFKGGHSDCRNRTLQKMFQYIGMGEQAGSGFTKMLRAWKEQHWQFPYLEENTSLETTTLFMPTISLFPKEIQEELENRFGKEYINLDKDSRLALILATVDDEVSNIRLSDIGAIHSADTSKILKKLVDKKLLISEGVGRGTKYYINKSFINTDGTTPSETVGIPSEAEKLVLNYIQEKGLIRREDIETLLNVKESRAREILRNMSKDGKIIKISSGKNTYYEENK